GGGCCGCTTCCAATAATGGTGTAAACGAATGGATATTTAATATTTGAGAGTACGTTAAGTATTCTCAAATGACCTTTAATAATAGCGAGTCTTCCTACTGTGATGAACTGAGTGACTCGATTCTTGTCTATAGGCTCATTATGTTTTACACTAAAATTTTCTGTGATGGGGTTGTGAATTATTTTGAGTTTATTTTCTGGTATTTGGTATTCTTGTTTACAATCCAAATACATATCATAAGATTGGCAAACGATATAATTCAATTTTCGTAAAGCCCACTTTCTTAAGATACTGAAAAACGTATTGGTACTTTTTGCTTGATAATCTGAACTGGCCTTGCTAACACTGGCTTGACGACCGATAAAGACGATTTTAGGAAAGATAGGGGAAATCATGCCCATTGATACGTTAAGATGATCAATAGAACTCATAATGATTTGCGGTTTTTCTTTTAACAGATGTAAAATTAAGTTTGGAATAGCAGTAAGAACCCTTGTCTTATTTAAAAAGACAACATTAGCACCCTTTATGTCATAAGCGGTATTTGCCTCATGACCTAAAACAAGAAGTGTAGTTTCGAAACTTGAGGAATTTAGATTTTTTGCTAAAAAAGACATGACCCTTTCAGCTCCGCCCGGCATTAAATTAGGGATAATAAAAATAGTTTTGATTTTATTTTTTTTCAACGGTTTCTATATTTAATAATTGACCTAACTTTTTATCCCAAATTTCTGGTTTTATAGGGAGGTAACCTCCGTCATGGTGAAAAGTGATTTCTCCAAAAAAAAGCTGTCCGTCAACATCGTACCAGTCAACCCTTGCGTAGCAAAAGGGCTGTGCTAGCTTTTCCGATAGTTTTTTCATCAAATCAAAGGTTTTGGGCTTTTCGATATCTGTATCGCTTGGGTCGGTATATTTCGTCCCTTTGTGAGAGGACCATTTGTAGGGTTCTCTAGTCCAATTTTGGGAATACCAATTTCTGTGATGTTCATCAGTATCTCGTCCAGCATCAACCGATACCATTCTAACTTTACCATTGAAGCAATGCACCTTGTAGTCGAATGGAATGTTGCCATTTTTATCTTGAAGTAGTTTTTCTACAATAATTCTGGGTTCAATATTTTTATATTGCCATTCCCTAGAGCTCCAGTAGTAGCTTTGTTTTAAGCGCTTTTTTAGGTTTTTTCTGGCTTCAATCCAGTTTACTTTACTTTTGTTGTATACAAATATCCCTCCACTACTGTCGTGGTTAGCCTTAATTATACAGGGTGTTTCGGGGATGTTTTCTGGTTTAATTTCGTATGGATCAAATGTTTCGAGAAAAAGGGGTACAAGATATTCATTTCCGATTTTTCCAATGACATATTCCCTTACTTTGTACTTATCTGAACACATGGTGTGAAGAGGTGTCCTATCATGTAAT
This genomic interval from Zobellia roscoffensis contains the following:
- a CDS encoding ATP-grasp fold amidoligase family protein — translated: MRKKIDYLHRHTILGYYLIQPIYFLFGLLTKFMPDKNYIKLKFKWHMGYPLNLKNPETLNEKINWLKLHDRTPLHTMCSDKYKVREYVIGKIGNEYLVPLFLETFDPYEIKPENIPETPCIIKANHDSSGGIFVYNKSKVNWIEARKNLKKRLKQSYYWSSREWQYKNIEPRIIVEKLLQDKNGNIPFDYKVHCFNGKVRMVSVDAGRDTDEHHRNWYSQNWTREPYKWSSHKGTKYTDPSDTDIEKPKTFDLMKKLSEKLAQPFCYARVDWYDVDGQLFFGEITFHHDGGYLPIKPEIWDKKLGQLLNIETVEKK
- a CDS encoding glycosyltransferase, whose product is MKKNKIKTIFIIPNLMPGGAERVMSFLAKNLNSSSFETTLLVLGHEANTAYDIKGANVVFLNKTRVLTAIPNLILHLLKEKPQIIMSSIDHLNVSMGMISPIFPKIVFIGRQASVSKASSDYQAKSTNTFFSILRKWALRKLNYIVCQSYDMYLDCKQEYQIPENKLKIIHNPITENFSVKHNEPIDKNRVTQFITVGRLAIIKGHLRILNVLSNIKYPFVYTIIGSGPEKDSIKNSVDALNLTSKVKFVDFTNDVERYLRESDFYLQGSFAEGFPNALLESCAVGTPVIVFDAPGGTREIVEDGVNGFIAKNEKEYFQHLNNLEHFNPKTVSNSVYSKFDKSIILEDYKSFFLSITKSK